A single genomic interval of uncultured Sphaerochaeta sp. harbors:
- a CDS encoding sensor histidine kinase, giving the protein MRLKTLKGKITMITITFALVIAILVATFSFLLFRSFALESQISSTEFNLQFIGAKARENMVAIDSLIKWCTTNTLVSAYLEQEGNTNALETYERVKEEVMNNLAQAYVSRIIITDINHTKLIHTGLWMSDSMPVNTTNVDMVLPPTFTQNGGWNHIWQDPFLRGEAQVLPIRRVLTQSSSPEVTGQLYLAVSASLILDLVKDYTLPEGSSLYLGIGNHFYQLKNNRFHLMQAPAMEVMDADTDGEQTQVAKILLDGQQQLLITCPTGFQDITLSQTLSSDKVRFERTTYLSMLVIILLAVLLFGTILALLLNRLFNRPIAKIQERMKAIAHSDFSSDPSIEWEDELGDIGRGINELAGRVDELLERRVTDEKKKQELEYRMLQSQINPHFLYNTLNSIKWMATLQKATGIAEMTTSLSRLMKNVSKADEPIITLKAELDLLNDYFVIQKYRYGGTLVLQVSIDPSYYTIGIPRFTLQPLVENAIFHGIEPKGGAGTVTIEARMEEDACSLIITDDGVGMDQSMIDAAFDSSKSPNKGMFTEIGIKNVAKRIEYMFGVNYGLTLQSEKGLYTKAIIRLPLLKKDGTAWQPN; this is encoded by the coding sequence ATGCGGCTGAAAACCTTGAAGGGAAAGATAACGATGATCACCATCACCTTTGCCCTTGTTATTGCCATCTTGGTGGCAACCTTCAGTTTTCTGCTATTCCGTTCATTTGCCCTTGAAAGCCAAATTTCATCAACTGAGTTCAACCTGCAGTTCATCGGAGCAAAAGCGAGGGAAAATATGGTTGCCATAGACTCCCTGATCAAGTGGTGCACCACCAATACATTGGTATCGGCATATCTGGAACAGGAGGGAAATACCAATGCCCTGGAAACCTATGAACGGGTAAAGGAAGAGGTAATGAACAACCTCGCCCAGGCATATGTAAGTAGGATCATCATCACCGATATCAACCATACAAAACTCATTCATACCGGTCTCTGGATGAGCGACAGCATGCCGGTAAATACCACCAATGTGGACATGGTACTTCCCCCTACCTTTACACAAAATGGTGGATGGAACCATATCTGGCAGGACCCCTTCCTCAGGGGAGAAGCACAAGTATTGCCCATCAGGAGAGTCCTCACCCAATCCTCATCCCCAGAGGTGACCGGCCAGCTTTACCTTGCAGTAAGTGCCTCGTTGATCCTTGACTTGGTCAAGGATTACACACTCCCTGAGGGCTCCTCCCTCTATCTTGGAATTGGGAATCATTTTTACCAACTGAAGAACAACCGCTTCCATCTGATGCAAGCCCCTGCCATGGAAGTAATGGATGCAGATACCGATGGAGAGCAGACCCAGGTTGCAAAGATCCTCCTGGATGGTCAACAGCAGTTGCTGATCACCTGCCCCACTGGGTTTCAGGACATTACCCTCAGCCAGACCCTCTCATCTGACAAAGTACGTTTTGAGCGTACCACCTACCTCTCCATGCTGGTCATTATCCTGTTGGCAGTCTTGCTTTTTGGAACCATCCTCGCCCTCTTGCTAAACCGGCTCTTCAACCGACCCATCGCAAAAATCCAAGAGAGGATGAAGGCAATCGCACATAGTGACTTCTCCAGCGACCCAAGCATAGAATGGGAGGATGAGCTGGGTGATATTGGAAGAGGAATCAATGAACTGGCAGGACGGGTTGATGAGCTGCTTGAACGGCGTGTCACCGATGAAAAAAAGAAACAGGAACTGGAGTACCGTATGCTCCAAAGTCAGATTAACCCCCATTTCCTCTATAACACACTCAACTCCATCAAATGGATGGCTACCTTGCAGAAAGCAACCGGAATTGCTGAGATGACCACCAGCCTCTCCCGGCTTATGAAGAATGTGAGCAAAGCCGATGAGCCGATCATCACCCTGAAGGCTGAACTTGATTTGCTAAATGACTACTTTGTCATCCAGAAGTACCGCTACGGAGGAACCCTTGTCCTGCAGGTCTCTATAGATCCAAGCTACTACACCATCGGCATTCCCCGGTTCACCTTACAGCCACTGGTGGAAAATGCAATCTTCCATGGTATTGAGCCAAAGGGAGGAGCAGGAACGGTAACAATCGAGGCAAGAATGGAAGAGGATGCATGTAGCCTTATCATCACTGATGACGGAGTAGGAATGGATCAATCCATGATTGATGCCGCCTTCGACTCCAGCAAATCCCCAAACAAGGGCATGTTCACTGAGATAGGGATCAAGAATGTAGC